The following proteins are encoded in a genomic region of Dokdonia donghaensis DSW-1:
- a CDS encoding SDR family oxidoreductase codes for MSKVVLITGASSGIGQAIAQFLVNHSYTVYGTSRNPKNSTEQGVHMLALDVTKPETITAAVATLLKAEGKIDYLINNAGMGITGPLEETPDTETRRVFETNYFGALEVIKAVLPTMRAQRSGMVINITSIAGYMGLPYRGIYSATKGALGITTEAYRMELKEFNVKMTTVAPGDFATNIAAGRYHAPVLDNSPYKDNYKSTLALMDEHVDKGMDTAIMAKVIKRVMESKNPKVHYRVGFFMQRFSIALKRMLPDTWYEQLLLNHYGL; via the coding sequence ATGTCAAAAGTAGTTTTAATCACCGGTGCCTCTTCAGGTATAGGACAAGCCATCGCACAGTTTTTAGTAAATCATTCATACACAGTCTATGGTACAAGCCGTAATCCTAAAAATAGCACTGAGCAAGGCGTGCATATGCTAGCCCTGGATGTAACAAAGCCAGAAACCATAACTGCAGCCGTAGCCACACTTCTTAAAGCCGAAGGTAAAATAGACTACCTTATAAATAATGCAGGTATGGGCATAACCGGACCTCTTGAAGAAACTCCAGATACTGAGACGAGACGTGTTTTTGAAACAAATTACTTTGGCGCGCTAGAAGTGATTAAAGCAGTATTACCTACTATGCGAGCACAGCGCTCTGGTATGGTTATAAATATTACATCTATAGCTGGATATATGGGGTTGCCATATCGTGGTATTTACTCAGCTACAAAAGGGGCACTAGGTATCACTACAGAGGCATACCGTATGGAGCTTAAAGAGTTTAATGTGAAGATGACTACCGTTGCGCCAGGAGATTTTGCAACTAATATTGCTGCAGGTAGATATCACGCTCCCGTACTAGATAACTCACCTTATAAAGATAATTATAAGAGCACGCTAGCTCTTATGGATGAGCACGTAGATAAAGGAATGGACACCGCTATTATGGCAAAAGTCATAAAACGCGTTATGGAATCAAAAAATCCAAAAGTGCATTACCGTGTAGGGTTTTTTATGCAACGTTTTAGTATAGCACTTAAGCGTATGCTGCCAGATACTTGGTATGAACAACTGTTGCTCAACCATTACGGCTTGTAG
- a CDS encoding ABC-F family ATP-binding cassette domain-containing protein, whose protein sequence is MLSVSNLSVQFGKRVLFDEVNTSFLNGNCYGIIGANGAGKSTFLKILTGKQDPTSGHVHLEPGKRMSVLEQNHYAYDEFAVLETVVMGNKPLYKIKSEIDALYADYSDENADRIGELQVQFEEMNGWNADSDAATMLSNLGIKEELHHTSMADLDGKQRVRVLIAQALFGNPDVLIMDEPTNDLDYETIAWLENFLANYENCVIVVSHDRHFLDAVCTHISDIDHGKITHYSGNYTFWYESSQLAARQRAQQNKKAEEKKKELQEFIARFSANVAKSKQATSRKKMIDKLNIEEIKPSSRRYPGIIFDRDREAGDQIFNCAGLTASLDGDTLFKGVDINLNKGDKAVLFSRDSRATTAFYEIINGNQTPDSGSFDFGVTTTQSYLPLDNSSYFQDGTLNLVDWLRQYAQTEEEREEVFLRGFLGKMIFSGEEALKKSDVLSGGEKVRCMISKMMMKRANILMVDEPTNHLDLESITAFNNALKNFKGTVMLTTHDHEFASTVGNRVIELTPKGVIDRFMNFDEYMSDKSIREQRMAMYE, encoded by the coding sequence ATGTTATCAGTTTCTAATCTTTCGGTTCAATTTGGTAAACGCGTTTTATTTGACGAGGTAAACACCTCGTTTCTTAATGGCAATTGCTATGGTATTATAGGTGCAAATGGTGCAGGGAAGTCTACGTTCCTTAAAATATTAACAGGAAAGCAAGACCCTACCTCTGGTCACGTTCATCTAGAGCCAGGAAAACGTATGTCTGTACTTGAGCAAAATCATTATGCTTATGATGAGTTTGCCGTACTTGAGACTGTGGTAATGGGTAATAAGCCATTATATAAAATCAAATCTGAGATTGATGCATTATATGCAGACTATTCTGATGAGAATGCAGACCGTATAGGAGAGCTTCAGGTTCAATTTGAAGAGATGAATGGGTGGAATGCAGATAGTGACGCAGCTACAATGCTATCTAACCTTGGTATAAAAGAGGAACTTCACCACACATCTATGGCAGATCTAGATGGTAAGCAGCGTGTACGTGTCTTAATTGCGCAAGCACTTTTTGGTAATCCAGATGTGCTTATTATGGATGAGCCTACAAACGACCTGGATTATGAAACGATTGCTTGGTTAGAAAACTTCCTGGCAAACTATGAGAATTGTGTGATTGTAGTATCTCACGACCGTCACTTTCTTGATGCAGTTTGTACACACATATCAGATATAGATCACGGTAAGATCACTCACTATAGTGGTAACTATACCTTCTGGTATGAGTCATCTCAACTAGCAGCGAGACAACGAGCACAGCAAAACAAAAAAGCCGAAGAGAAGAAAAAGGAATTACAAGAGTTTATCGCTAGATTCTCTGCAAACGTTGCAAAATCTAAGCAAGCTACATCTCGTAAAAAGATGATAGATAAACTTAATATAGAAGAAATTAAGCCATCTAGCCGTCGTTACCCAGGTATTATATTTGACAGAGATCGTGAGGCTGGAGATCAGATTTTTAATTGTGCTGGTCTTACCGCAAGTCTAGATGGGGATACACTATTTAAGGGCGTAGATATAAACTTAAATAAAGGAGATAAAGCAGTATTATTCTCTCGTGATAGTCGTGCTACTACAGCATTTTATGAGATTATAAATGGTAATCAAACTCCAGATAGCGGTAGTTTTGATTTTGGAGTAACAACAACACAATCTTACCTGCCACTAGATAACTCATCATACTTTCAAGATGGGACCCTTAACCTTGTAGACTGGCTGCGCCAGTACGCACAAACAGAAGAGGAGAGAGAAGAGGTTTTCTTAAGAGGTTTCTTAGGTAAAATGATTTTTTCTGGCGAAGAAGCTCTTAAAAAATCTGATGTTTTATCTGGGGGAGAAAAAGTGCGCTGTATGATTTCAAAAATGATGATGAAGCGTGCAAATATCTTAATGGTAGATGAACCTACAAACCACTTAGATCTTGAGTCTATTACAGCGTTTAACAATGCGCTTAAAAACTTTAAGGGTACTGTAATGCTCACAACACACGATCACGAGTTTGCAAGCACAGTAGGTAACCGTGTGATAGAGCTTACTCCTAAAGGAGTTATAGATCGCTTTATGAACTTTGATGAGTATATGAGTGATAAGAGCATCAGAGAGCAGCGTATGGCGATGTACGAGTAG
- the fsa gene encoding fructose-6-phosphate aldolase, which yields MKFFIDTANLDQIREAQDLGVLDGVTTNPSLMAKEGITGRENILQHYKDICAIATGDVSAEVISTTYDEMIKEGEELAALHEQIVVKVPMIKDGIKAIKYFSDKGIRTNCTLVFSCGQALLAAKAGATYVSPFIGRLDDISTDGLNLIAEIRHIYDNYMFDTQILAASVRHTMHVIDCAKIGADVMTGPLSSIEGLLRHPLTDSGLAKFLADYEKGNK from the coding sequence ATGAAATTTTTTATAGACACCGCAAACTTAGACCAGATTAGAGAAGCGCAAGACCTTGGTGTTCTTGACGGGGTAACTACAAATCCATCACTTATGGCAAAAGAAGGTATCACAGGCCGTGAGAATATCTTACAACACTATAAGGATATCTGTGCTATTGCTACAGGAGACGTGAGTGCAGAGGTAATCTCTACTACTTATGATGAGATGATTAAGGAAGGGGAGGAGCTTGCTGCATTACACGAGCAAATTGTCGTTAAGGTGCCTATGATCAAGGATGGTATTAAGGCTATAAAATATTTTTCAGATAAAGGAATACGTACTAACTGTACACTCGTATTTTCTTGCGGGCAAGCATTACTTGCTGCAAAGGCTGGTGCAACATATGTATCTCCATTTATAGGGAGACTAGATGATATCTCTACAGATGGACTTAATCTTATAGCGGAGATACGTCACATATATGATAACTATATGTTTGATACACAAATTCTAGCTGCCTCAGTAAGGCACACAATGCACGTAATAGATTGTGCAAAAATAGGGGCAGATGTTATGACAGGTCCTTTATCTTCTATAGAAGGATTATTAAGACACCCACTTACAGATAGTGGTCTTGCTAAGTTTCTAGCAGACTATGAGAAGGGTAACAAGTAA
- a CDS encoding acyl-CoA thioesterase — translation MLTVQQRIKESETRIFKAVFPNTTNHYDTLFGGTALHMMDEAAFICATRFSRKKVVTISTDKIDFTKAIPEGTIVELIAQVETVGNTSCVVRVEIYKEDMYSYDRELAVAGKFTFVAINDDKKPITIIDKA, via the coding sequence ATGCTTACAGTACAACAACGTATTAAAGAAAGTGAGACACGCATCTTTAAAGCGGTTTTCCCTAATACGACTAATCATTATGACACTCTTTTTGGAGGTACCGCATTACATATGATGGATGAGGCTGCTTTTATATGTGCAACACGTTTTAGCCGTAAGAAAGTAGTAACTATATCTACAGATAAAATAGATTTTACAAAGGCAATTCCAGAAGGTACCATTGTAGAACTTATTGCTCAGGTGGAAACTGTGGGCAATACAAGCTGTGTGGTACGCGTTGAGATTTACAAAGAAGATATGTATAGCTATGATCGCGAGCTAGCTGTTGCAGGCAAATTTACTTTTGTCGCTATAAATGATGACAAGAAACCTATTACTATTATTGATAAGGCCTAG
- a CDS encoding putative signal transducing protein: protein MSILPDFRYEKIHTGSAIETKRLQIILEEQGIPSILRDDNESAKLAGYALGSPDQSRLLVDKEHLVKAKHIVAATLEDFKTNALTDDELNSLSQEESQSTPIKTITRNTTEKEKPGVSPGRLIFYVLFLLYSLWRLSPLLKGEELPMLRIIISGALSIFCIYMLISYFSNKK from the coding sequence ATGAGTATACTACCAGATTTCCGTTATGAGAAGATCCACACTGGGTCTGCCATTGAGACTAAGCGTTTACAGATCATTCTAGAAGAACAAGGAATCCCTAGTATACTAAGAGATGATAATGAGAGTGCAAAGCTAGCCGGCTATGCACTAGGCTCTCCAGATCAATCTAGATTACTGGTTGACAAAGAACATCTTGTAAAAGCTAAGCATATTGTAGCAGCCACACTAGAAGATTTTAAAACAAATGCCCTCACAGATGATGAGCTCAACTCACTCTCACAAGAAGAATCGCAAAGTACACCCATAAAAACAATCACTAGAAATACTACAGAAAAGGAAAAGCCAGGAGTATCTCCTGGCCGTCTTATCTTTTATGTACTCTTCTTATTATACTCCTTATGGCGCTTATCACCTTTATTAAAAGGTGAAGAGTTACCTATGCTTCGCATTATAATAAGCGGTGCGTTAAGTATATTCTGTATTTATATGCTCATCTCTTACTTCAGTAATAAAAAGTAA
- a CDS encoding SanA/YdcF family protein has product MPQAYTVIVLGASVRSNGDLSTMLEDRVSSALSLYRAGKVSRFLLSGDNGTKSYNEPKAMQQYLINQGVPEEDIFLDYAGFDTYDSMYRASSVFNVKEAIVVTQKFHLPRALFIANRLGLDYYGFIGDKHIYQRENANKSRELLANVKAYLELGISKEPTYLGAKIPIDGPPQSTYSD; this is encoded by the coding sequence GTGCCTCAAGCTTATACAGTTATCGTACTAGGTGCTAGTGTGAGATCTAACGGAGATCTATCTACTATGCTAGAAGATAGGGTCTCGAGCGCGCTCTCGCTTTATCGCGCGGGTAAAGTGTCTAGATTTTTACTCTCTGGAGATAATGGTACAAAATCTTATAATGAGCCTAAGGCTATGCAACAGTACCTTATTAACCAAGGAGTGCCAGAAGAAGATATATTTTTAGATTATGCAGGTTTTGACACCTATGATAGTATGTATCGAGCAAGCTCTGTTTTTAATGTAAAGGAAGCTATTGTAGTAACTCAAAAGTTTCACCTACCTCGAGCACTTTTTATTGCAAATAGATTAGGTCTTGACTATTACGGCTTTATAGGAGATAAACATATTTACCAGCGTGAGAATGCTAATAAGAGCAGAGAACTTCTAGCAAATGTAAAAGCTTACCTAGAGTTAGGCATAAGTAAAGAGCCTACCTATCTAGGAGCAAAAATCCCAATAGATGGGCCTCCTCAATCTACATACTCAGATTAA
- a CDS encoding TlpA family protein disulfide reductase, whose product MKYHIALLSLLVVFTSSCISEDKDKADGTYIGGEIINPVQSYVLLRKGEKVTDSIPLDRRNRFLYKLENFESGLYRFEHGEHQIVHIEEGDSILLRVNTKEFDESLSFSGYGSEKSSFLIDMYLHWESENKNFKRKYQKNPENFQKTLDSMSIVHQEELNTFLNNPEATYSEDFIDIAKAVSKMDNFQRKELYPFAHYGKDKLNFIETLPGDFYRFRESVDINNPNLDELYGFRRYLGSYINHLSFLRYGDSSNYDRMSYVHNHHQIAVIDSIVSNEPLKERLLYQMARIFIANSNNSQEVATLFDEIKTVSSSQETIADIDALYVNNKSMEAGNVIPDVLIVDTNLAMNTLSSRITKPTVLYFWSYLRKSHMNNSHIKAQDLQKKYPEFNFIAINVNKEQDKWLRHLDNKNYNSLMEYQLAKPVLGRKQLVLNDINKTIVLDRKGVILNSHANIHSPKFENELLAYLNQ is encoded by the coding sequence ATGAAATATCACATCGCTCTTCTCTCATTACTTGTAGTATTTACAAGCAGTTGTATCTCTGAAGACAAAGACAAGGCAGACGGAACATATATAGGTGGTGAGATTATCAACCCTGTACAGAGCTATGTACTTTTACGCAAAGGTGAGAAAGTCACAGACAGTATACCCCTTGACAGACGTAATAGATTTTTATACAAACTGGAGAATTTTGAAAGCGGCCTTTACCGCTTTGAGCACGGAGAACATCAGATTGTTCATATTGAAGAAGGAGACAGCATCTTGTTGCGTGTAAACACAAAAGAGTTTGACGAGTCTTTAAGCTTCTCTGGTTATGGTTCAGAAAAGAGTTCATTCCTCATAGATATGTACCTTCACTGGGAGTCTGAAAACAAAAACTTTAAAAGAAAATATCAAAAAAATCCAGAGAATTTTCAAAAGACATTAGACTCAATGTCTATTGTACATCAAGAAGAACTCAATACATTTTTGAACAATCCAGAAGCTACCTACTCTGAAGATTTTATAGATATTGCTAAGGCGGTTTCTAAAATGGACAATTTTCAGCGCAAGGAGCTTTACCCCTTTGCTCATTATGGCAAGGACAAACTGAATTTTATTGAAACGTTACCTGGAGACTTTTACCGCTTTCGCGAAAGCGTAGATATTAATAATCCTAACCTTGATGAGTTATACGGTTTTAGAAGATATCTGGGCTCGTATATAAATCATCTAAGCTTTTTGAGGTATGGTGACTCATCAAATTACGACCGTATGTCTTACGTACACAATCACCACCAGATTGCGGTTATAGATAGTATTGTAAGTAATGAGCCACTTAAAGAACGTTTACTCTACCAGATGGCACGTATTTTTATTGCAAACAGCAATAATTCTCAAGAAGTGGCAACCTTGTTTGATGAGATTAAAACGGTATCTTCTTCACAAGAAACAATAGCAGATATAGATGCCCTTTATGTAAATAATAAAAGTATGGAGGCCGGTAATGTCATACCAGATGTTCTTATTGTAGACACAAACCTAGCAATGAACACGCTGTCTAGTCGCATTACAAAACCTACGGTACTATACTTCTGGTCTTATTTAAGAAAGTCACATATGAACAATTCTCATATAAAGGCTCAAGACCTTCAAAAAAAATATCCTGAGTTTAATTTTATTGCGATTAATGTGAATAAGGAACAAGACAAATGGTTACGTCATCTAGACAATAAGAATTATAATTCTCTTATGGAATATCAACTTGCAAAGCCCGTTTTAGGAAGAAAGCAACTTGTACTCAATGACATTAACAAGACTATAGTGCTAGATAGAAAAGGAGTAATTCTTAATAGCCACGCAAACATACACAGTCCAAAGTTTGAGAATGAGCTACTTGCCTATTTAAATCAATAG
- a CDS encoding NAD(P)H-dependent oxidoreductase, with translation MLQVIEALKWRYATKKFDNKRMLSIAQIDILKNAFNLTATSFGLQPVRLVIISDKQQQEVLVPVTMNQQQVADASHVLVFCIEKNVDGTYVEDYFNNVKATRSTPDEVLKPFKDYLLDHFKNVSVADNHLWATKQAYLAMGNLLTVCALEEIDACPMEGFSPEGYSEALDLDKHGIQPVLVMPVGYRAEDDMFSSLKKVRKPIANAVLEL, from the coding sequence ATGCTACAAGTAATAGAAGCTTTAAAATGGAGGTATGCGACTAAAAAGTTTGATAACAAGCGTATGCTATCTATCGCTCAAATAGATATTTTAAAAAATGCCTTTAATCTTACGGCCACAAGTTTTGGCCTGCAGCCCGTAAGACTTGTGATAATAAGTGATAAACAGCAGCAAGAGGTTTTAGTACCTGTAACAATGAACCAGCAACAGGTGGCAGATGCCTCTCACGTACTAGTATTTTGTATAGAAAAAAACGTAGATGGCACCTATGTAGAAGATTACTTTAATAATGTCAAGGCCACACGCAGCACACCAGACGAGGTTCTAAAACCTTTTAAAGATTATCTATTAGACCATTTTAAAAACGTAAGTGTTGCAGATAATCATCTCTGGGCGACAAAGCAAGCATATCTTGCTATGGGTAATTTACTTACCGTTTGTGCGCTTGAAGAGATTGACGCCTGCCCTATGGAAGGTTTTTCTCCAGAAGGTTACAGCGAGGCACTTGACCTTGATAAACACGGTATACAACCAGTACTCGTAATGCCAGTAGGGTATAGGGCAGAAGATGATATGTTTTCTTCTTTAAAGAAGGTGAGAAAACCTATTGCAAATGCAGTTTTAGAATTATAG
- a CDS encoding thioredoxin family protein gives MKKLIVFLLLISAATMQAQQAKWYTDFDKAKKVAQRQGKPILMYFTGSDWCGPCKMLKKDLWETDKFIQQADDFVLLEIDIPFREDIITPEQKKKNMKLQDKYNRDKSFPTVLLLDANGRRKDEVSGYSMLRDTAPYYAFFDKARRL, from the coding sequence ATGAAAAAACTCATCGTCTTTTTACTACTCATTTCGGCAGCGACTATGCAAGCGCAGCAGGCAAAATGGTACACAGATTTTGATAAAGCAAAAAAAGTAGCACAGCGTCAAGGTAAGCCTATCTTAATGTATTTTACAGGAAGTGACTGGTGCGGCCCGTGCAAAATGCTTAAAAAAGATCTTTGGGAAACAGATAAATTTATCCAGCAGGCAGACGACTTTGTGCTACTTGAGATAGATATCCCTTTTAGAGAAGACATAATTACACCAGAGCAGAAAAAGAAAAATATGAAGCTGCAGGACAAGTATAATAGAGACAAGTCTTTCCCTACCGTACTATTGCTAGATGCAAATGGAAGAAGAAAAGATGAGGTGTCTGGATACAGTATGCTACGAGACACAGCACCGTACTACGCGTTTTTTGATAAAGCACGTCGCTTATAA